A genomic window from Bacillus rossius redtenbacheri isolate Brsri chromosome 7, Brsri_v3, whole genome shotgun sequence includes:
- the LOC134533948 gene encoding homeobox protein notochord-like isoform X3 translates to MVPGLDQRALMRVCDLKHSVTLLRGIKHDNYMDLMFICRGNVKVFAQKLVLLSVSPFLKVLLSHMSCCQHNMFCVSLPDIDPGSLQLVLNFLYEGVMKVRASELEGFSDAMYVLGIEIPQTATASVVETLDPSELPSSRSRAFAPAQRPSQPEVSEPVDPLNVPDYYHDMAVAPLAAVSSTVVVPNYSAMLALNGNPGEAVGQIPTSSRASNSAHSSTTMIIPNTNVTRMEETINSKLKIGKSSLTEDQIRFLDQEFLKNSSPSVRYKKILAKKLKVNEKVIKTWFTNTRRKVRVKRQYLMATVPDTNNSQPGITVKEEVNLFDTVG, encoded by the exons GCTTGGACCAGAGGGCGCTGATGAGAGTGTGCGACCTGAAGCACTCCGTCACGCTGCTCAGAGGCATAAAGCATGACAACTACATGGACTTGATGTTCATCTGTAGAGGGAACGTGAAGGTGTTCGCCCAGAAGCTGGTGCTGCTCTCTGTGAGCCCCTTCTTGAAGGTGCTGCTGTCCCACATGTCGTGCTGCCAGCACAACATGTTCTGCGTCTCGCTTCCGGACATCGACCCGGGTTCCCTGCAGCTGGTGCTCAACTTCCTGTACGAGGGGGTGATGAAGGTGCGGGCATCGGAGCTGGAAGGGTTCTCGGACGCCATGTACGTGCTGGGGATCGAGATCCCGCAGACGGCCACGGCCTCCGTGGTCGAGACGCTGGACCCGAGCGAACTGCCGTCGTCGCGCTCCCGGGCGTTTGCGCCGGCGCAGAGACCGAGCCAGCCGGAGGTTAGCGAGCCGGTGGATCCTCTCAACGTACCGGACTACTACCACGACATGGCCGTGGCTCCCCTTGCGG CTGTGTCTTCTACAGTCGTAGTCCCAAATTACTCTGCAATGTTGGCGCTGAATGGTAACCCAGGGGAGGCCGTGGGGCAGATTCCTACCAGTAGCAGGGCCTCCAACTCAGCCCACAGCAGTACCACTATGATAATACCAA aTACAAATGTCACACGGATGGAAGAGACGATAAACTCTAAACTGAAAATTGGCAAATCATCTTTGACCGAGGACCAAATAAGATTTCTAGatcaagaatttttgaaaaattcatcTCCTTCAGTGAGATACAAGAAAATTCTAGCTAAGAAGCTGAAAGTAAATGAAAAAGTAATTAAAACTTGGTTCACTAACACTAGAAGAAAAGTAAGAGTCAAAAGACAATACCTGATGGCTACAGTACCGGATACTAATAATTCCCAACCTGGAATCACAGTGAAGGAAGAAGTTAACTTATTTGACACTGTAGGGTGA
- the LOC134533948 gene encoding uncharacterized protein LOC134533948 isoform X4 — protein MVPGLDQRALMRVCDLKHSVTLLRGIKHDNYMDLMFICRGNVKVFAQKLVLLSVSPFLKVLLSHMSCCQHNMFCVSLPDIDPGSLQLVLNFLYEGVMKVRASELEGFSDAMYVLGIEIPQTATASVVETLDPSELPSSRSRAFAPAQRPSQPEVSEPVDPLNVPDYYHDMAVAPLAAVSSTVVVPNYSAMLALNGNPGEAVGQIPTSSRASNSAHSSTTMIIPTSSAIPL, from the exons GCTTGGACCAGAGGGCGCTGATGAGAGTGTGCGACCTGAAGCACTCCGTCACGCTGCTCAGAGGCATAAAGCATGACAACTACATGGACTTGATGTTCATCTGTAGAGGGAACGTGAAGGTGTTCGCCCAGAAGCTGGTGCTGCTCTCTGTGAGCCCCTTCTTGAAGGTGCTGCTGTCCCACATGTCGTGCTGCCAGCACAACATGTTCTGCGTCTCGCTTCCGGACATCGACCCGGGTTCCCTGCAGCTGGTGCTCAACTTCCTGTACGAGGGGGTGATGAAGGTGCGGGCATCGGAGCTGGAAGGGTTCTCGGACGCCATGTACGTGCTGGGGATCGAGATCCCGCAGACGGCCACGGCCTCCGTGGTCGAGACGCTGGACCCGAGCGAACTGCCGTCGTCGCGCTCCCGGGCGTTTGCGCCGGCGCAGAGACCGAGCCAGCCGGAGGTTAGCGAGCCGGTGGATCCTCTCAACGTACCGGACTACTACCACGACATGGCCGTGGCTCCCCTTGCGG CTGTGTCTTCTACAGTCGTAGTCCCAAATTACTCTGCAATGTTGGCGCTGAATGGTAACCCAGGGGAGGCCGTGGGGCAGATTCCTACCAGTAGCAGGGCCTCCAACTCAGCCCACAGCAGTACCACTATGATAATACCAA CTTCTTCGGCGATACCCTTATAA